In Meleagris gallopavo isolate NT-WF06-2002-E0010 breed Aviagen turkey brand Nicholas breeding stock chromosome 15, Turkey_5.1, whole genome shotgun sequence, one DNA window encodes the following:
- the FBXO38 gene encoding F-box only protein 38 isoform X1, whose translation MGPRRKNVKPCSVNREGSESTKADEPKDYMNQLSHEVLCHIFRYLPLQDIMCMECLSRKLKEAVTLYLRVVKVVDLCAGRWWEYMPTGFTDSSFLTLLRKMPDIEQLYGLHPRYLERRRVRGHEAFSIPGVLEALQACPNLLGVETSHLELVEAIWTYMPQVHILGKFRNRNGAFPIPPENKLKIPIGAKIQTLHLVGVNVPEIPCIPMLRHLYLKWVRLTKPQPFKDFLCISLRTFVMRNCAGPTNSLKYVPLVTGLASARNLEHLELVRVPFLGGLIQHVVEDSWRSGGFRNLHTIVLGACKNALEVDLGYLIITAARRLHEVRIQPSLTKDGVFSALKMAELEFPQFETLHLGYVDEFLLQCKMTNGDLVKYGLADVVENPGIITDIGMKAVNEVFSCIKYLVIYNCPHLHNPNNWITDHSRWTRLVDLTLVRCHAIKLDSFSQFIELLPSLEFISLDQMFREPPKGCARVGLSAGTGIGVSSALVSNQNSNNDNDNNNNHQNNNNPNIHHNNHQHPNDQNEENELRQDGQAEGQQIAAEALNEMEEVAPEEGMAAGQGHSDVPAHSQAVVPMEVDEEQAGPSGIQPVVKAAPITVHDSDSEDEEENMGTRACITNNIAQNYSDGEEKTRDPVEIKEPSVSGKGKTPLRKRCSASQVGQAKQFHMEESSCEKGCQVTSEQIKADMKAASDMPERNKGKDSYPSCGNATGSTGSSSSCSAISPSPDCAQTAGSHCAATSLTAADESRQCVCSPCKSEGSSERETEETSVCSRCSCYKPQDTQRRTSGCCDGECPSTSGACRNGRSSTGSDFALRTLPNCGSPREASDERTSGSACGPASGEESLGSQKRGCEMQYKEEYPRRPLTRARSKLSHVPLVSESEVTKPRPRQTTKRKRTADKSTSTSDPVIEDDHVQVLTLKSKNLVGITLTNCGITDLVLKDCPKMMFIHATRCRVLKHLKVENAPVVNRFDYAQCKKLNMDQVLDQILRMPPERNRIIYLRPMQQVDTLTLEQKIFSGPYPYHICIIHEFSNPPNVRNKVRIRSWMDTIANINQELIKYEFFPEATRTEEDLKKYTKYPWGRDIYTLEGIVDGAPYSMITDFPWLRSLRTAEPNSYARYDFEDDERTTIYAPRRKGQLSADICMETIGEEISELRQMKKGVFQRVVAIFIHYCDVNGEPVEDDYI comes from the exons ATGGGTCCCAGGCGGAAAAATGTGAAACCATGCTCAGTGAACAGAGAAGGTTCTGAGTCTACCAAAGCTGATGAGCCAAAAGATTACATGAACCAGCTCTCCCATGAAGTGCTTTGCCACATCTTTAG GTACCTTCCCTTGCAGGATATCATGTGCATGGAATGCCTGTCCCGGAAGCTGAAGGAAGCAGTCACTCTTTATCTGCGAGTAGTGAAGGTTGTGGATTTATGTGCAGGCCGTTGGTGGGAATACATGCCCACTG GTTTCACTGATTCCAGTTTCCTAACGCTGCTGAGGAAGATGCCAGACATTGAACAACTTTATGGTCTTCATCCCAGGTATCTTGAAAGACGCAGAGTTCGTGGCCATGAAGCTTTCAGCATTCCTGGAGTTCTAGAGGCTTTGCAGGCCTGTCCAAATCTGTTG ggcGTTGAGACCTCCCACTTAGAGCTGGTGGAAGCTATCTGGACATACATGCCACAGGTTCATATTTTAGGGAAGTTTCGTAATCGTAATGGTGCTTTTCCAATCCCTCCTGAGAACAAGCTGAAAATTCCTATAGGAGCTAAAATTCAGACTTTGCACTTAGTAG GAGTGAATGTCCCTGAGATTCCTTGTATCCCAATGCTGAGGCACCTTTATTTGAAGTGGGTGAGACTCACTAAACCACAGCCTTTTAAAGATTTCCTTTGTATCAGCTTACGCACTTTTGTAATGAGAAATTGTGCAG GACCCACAAATTCTCTGAAGTATGTTCCCCTAGTGACAGGCCTGGCTTCTGCCCGAAATCTGGAGCATCTAGAACTGGTTCGTGTTCCATTTCTTGGAGGACTTATTCAGCATGTAGTAGAAGATAGCTGGAGATCAG GTGGTTTTAGGAATTTGCACACTATAGTTCTGGGAGCTTGCAAGAATGCACTTGAAGTGGATCTTGGCTACCTCATCATAACTGCTGCACGAAG GTTGCATGAAGTGCGGATCCAGCCTTCCTTGACCAAAGATGgtgttttttctgctttgaagatGGCTGAACTGGAATTTCCACAGTTTGAAACTCTTCATCTAGGATATGTTGATGAGTTTTTACTACAGT GTAAAATGACAAATGGGGACTTGGTGAAGTATGGCTTGGCTGATGTGGTTGAAAATCCAGGAATTATTACAGATATTGGTATGAAAGCTGTAAATGAGGTTTTTTCTTGCATCAAGTATCTGGTCATTTACAACTGTCCACATCTACATAATCCAAATAATTGGATCACAG atcATTCAAGATGGACCCGATTGGTTGACCTCACATTGGTGCGATGCCACGCGATAAAGCTAGATTCGTTTAGTCAGTTCATTGAGTTACTGCCAAGCTTAGAATTTATTTCTCTGGACCAGATGTTCCGTGAGCCTCCTAAG gGCTGTGCTCGTGTGGGCTTAAGTGCAGGCACAGGAATCGGTGTCTCATCTGCCCTAGTCAGCAATCAGAACTCTAACAATGACAATGACAACAACAATAATCACCAAAATAACAACAATCCCAACATCCACCACAACAACCATCAACATCCAAATGACCAAAATGAGGAGAATGAGCTGCGGCAGGATGGGCAAGCTGAAGGGCAGCAGATTGCAGCTGAGG CACTAAATGAGATGGAGGAGGTGGCACCAGAAGAAGGGATGGCTGCTGGACAGGGCCACAGCGATGTCCCTGCTCACAGCCAGGCTGTCGTTCCTATGGAGGTTGATGAAGAGCAAGCAG gaCCGAGTGGCATTCAACCTGTTGTAAAAGCAGCACCTATTACTGTACACGATTCAGACAGCgaggatgaggaagaaaacatgggAACAAGAGCTTGCATCACTAACAACATTGCACAGAATTACTcagatggagaagagaaaaccaGAGATCCAGTGGAAATTAAAGAACCTTCAG TGAGTGGTAAAGGCAAGACACCCTTGCGGAAGAGATGCAGTGCCAGCCAAGTGGGCCAGGCAAAGCAGTTCCATATGGAGGAAAGCAGCTGTGAGAAAGGTTGTCAAGTAACAAGTGAGCAGATTAAAGCAGACATGAAAGCAGCAAGTGACATGCCTGAAAGGAACAAAGGCAAAGATTCTTACCCGAGTTGTGGTAATGCAACAGGATCAACAGGATCAtccagctcctgcagtgctATTTCTCCTAGCCCTGACTGTGCACAGACAGCCGGTAGCCACTGTGCTGCCACCAGCCTAACAGCTGCAGATGAATCCAGGCAATGTGTCTGCTCACCTTGTAAAAGTGAAGGTTCCAGTGAGAGAGAGACTGAGGAGACCTCTGTTTGTTCCAGGTGTTCCTGCTACAAGCCACAGGACACGCAGCGGAGGACTAGTGGGTGTTGTGATGGGGAATGCCCATCCACCAGTGGTGCCTGCAGGAATGGACGGAGCAGCACTGGGTCAGATTTTGCACTTAGGACTCTGCCAAACTGTGGGTCTCCTCGAGAGGCAAGTGATGAGAGGACTAGTGGGAGTGCCTGTGGGCCTGCTAGTGGGGAGGAGAGCTTGGGCTCACAGAAGAGAGGCTGTGAGATGCAGTATAAAGAAGAATATCCTCGCCGGCCGCTGACGAGAGCTAGAAGCAAGCTGTCGCATGTCCCTCTGGTGTCAGAGTCAG AAGTGACCAAACCAAGGCCAAGGCAAACCACGAAGCGGAAAAGGACTGCTGACAAGTCCACAAGCACAAGTGACCCAGTTATTGAGGATGATCATGTTCAA GTACTGACTTTGAAATCCAAAAATCTTGTTGGAATCACTTTGACCAATTGTGGAATAACGGATTTGGTACTGAAAGACTGCCCCAAAATGATGTTCATACATG CTACAAGGTGCCGGGTATTGAAACACttaaaagtagaaaatgcaCCAGTTGTGAATCGGTTTGACTATGCCCAGTGCAAGAAGTTAAATATGGATCAGGTCTTAGATCAGATTCTCAGGATGCCACCAGAAAGAAACCGTATCATTTATCTTCGTCCAATGCAGCAG GTCGACACACTGACTCTTGAGCAAAAGATATTTAGTGGCCCCTATCCCTACCACATTTGTATAATTCATGAGTTCAGTAACCCTCCTAATGTCCGCAACAAGGTGCGCATTCGGAGCTGGATGGACACGATAGCGAATATTAACCA AGAGCTTATTAAATATGAGTTCTTCCCTGAAGCAACACGAACTGAAGAAGACCTGAAGAAATACACTAAGTACCCTTGGGGACGAGATATTTACACTCTAGAAG GCATTGTGGATGGTGCCCCTTACTCCATGATTACTGACTTCCCATGGTTGAGATCACTGAGGACAGCAGAGCCAAACAGCTATGCCAGATACGACTTTGAGGATGATGAGAGAA CTACTATTTATGCACCCCGGAGGAAAGGACAGCTGTCTGCAGACATCTGTATGGAAACAATAGGAGAGGAGATCTCTGAACTGCGCCAGATGAAGAAGGGGGTATTCCAGCGTGTGGTGGCTATCTTCATCCATTACTGTGACGTCAACGGCGAGCCAGTTGAGGATGATTACATCTGA
- the FBXO38 gene encoding F-box only protein 38 isoform X3 codes for MKCFATSLGYHVHGMPVPEAEGSSHSLSASSEGCGFMCRPLVGIHAHWYLERRRVRGHEAFSIPGVLEALQACPNLLGVETSHLELVEAIWTYMPQVHILGKFRNRNGAFPIPPENKLKIPIGAKIQTLHLVGVNVPEIPCIPMLRHLYLKWVRLTKPQPFKDFLCISLRTFVMRNCAGPTNSLKYVPLVTGLASARNLEHLELVRVPFLGGLIQHVVEDSWRSGGFRNLHTIVLGACKNALEVDLGYLIITAARRLHEVRIQPSLTKDGVFSALKMAELEFPQFETLHLGYVDEFLLQCKMTNGDLVKYGLADVVENPGIITDIGMKAVNEVFSCIKYLVIYNCPHLHNPNNWITDHSRWTRLVDLTLVRCHAIKLDSFSQFIELLPSLEFISLDQMFREPPKGCARVGLSAGTGIGVSSALVSNQNSNNDNDNNNNHQNNNNPNIHHNNHQHPNDQNEENELRQDGQAEGQQIAAEALNEMEEVAPEEGMAAGQGHSDVPAHSQAVVPMEVDEEQAGPSGIQPVVKAAPITVHDSDSEDEEENMGTRACITNNIAQNYSDGEEKTRDPVEIKEPSVSGKGKTPLRKRCSASQVGQAKQFHMEESSCEKGCQVTSEQIKADMKAASDMPERNKGKDSYPSCGNATGSTGSSSSCSAISPSPDCAQTAGSHCAATSLTAADESRQCVCSPCKSEGSSERETEETSVCSRCSCYKPQDTQRRTSGCCDGECPSTSGACRNGRSSTGSDFALRTLPNCGSPREASDERTSGSACGPASGEESLGSQKRGCEMQYKEEYPRRPLTRARSKLSHVPLVSESEVTKPRPRQTTKRKRTADKSTSTSDPVIEDDHVQVLTLKSKNLVGITLTNCGITDLVLKDCPKMMFIHATRCRVLKHLKVENAPVVNRFDYAQCKKLNMDQVLDQILRMPPERNRIIYLRPMQQVDTLTLEQKIFSGPYPYHICIIHEFSNPPNVRNKVRIRSWMDTIANINQELIKYEFFPEATRTEEDLKKYTKYPWGRDIYTLEGIVDGAPYSMITDFPWLRSLRTAEPNSYARYDFEDDERTTIYAPRRKGQLSADICMETIGEEISELRQMKKGVFQRVVAIFIHYCDVNGEPVEDDYI; via the exons ATGAAGTGCTTTGCCACATCTTTAG GATATCATGTGCATGGAATGCCTGTCCCGGAAGCTGAAGGAAGCAGTCACTCTTTATCTGCGAGTAGTGAAGGTTGTGGATTTATGTGCAGGCCGTTGGTGGGAATACATGCCCACTG GTATCTTGAAAGACGCAGAGTTCGTGGCCATGAAGCTTTCAGCATTCCTGGAGTTCTAGAGGCTTTGCAGGCCTGTCCAAATCTGTTG ggcGTTGAGACCTCCCACTTAGAGCTGGTGGAAGCTATCTGGACATACATGCCACAGGTTCATATTTTAGGGAAGTTTCGTAATCGTAATGGTGCTTTTCCAATCCCTCCTGAGAACAAGCTGAAAATTCCTATAGGAGCTAAAATTCAGACTTTGCACTTAGTAG GAGTGAATGTCCCTGAGATTCCTTGTATCCCAATGCTGAGGCACCTTTATTTGAAGTGGGTGAGACTCACTAAACCACAGCCTTTTAAAGATTTCCTTTGTATCAGCTTACGCACTTTTGTAATGAGAAATTGTGCAG GACCCACAAATTCTCTGAAGTATGTTCCCCTAGTGACAGGCCTGGCTTCTGCCCGAAATCTGGAGCATCTAGAACTGGTTCGTGTTCCATTTCTTGGAGGACTTATTCAGCATGTAGTAGAAGATAGCTGGAGATCAG GTGGTTTTAGGAATTTGCACACTATAGTTCTGGGAGCTTGCAAGAATGCACTTGAAGTGGATCTTGGCTACCTCATCATAACTGCTGCACGAAG GTTGCATGAAGTGCGGATCCAGCCTTCCTTGACCAAAGATGgtgttttttctgctttgaagatGGCTGAACTGGAATTTCCACAGTTTGAAACTCTTCATCTAGGATATGTTGATGAGTTTTTACTACAGT GTAAAATGACAAATGGGGACTTGGTGAAGTATGGCTTGGCTGATGTGGTTGAAAATCCAGGAATTATTACAGATATTGGTATGAAAGCTGTAAATGAGGTTTTTTCTTGCATCAAGTATCTGGTCATTTACAACTGTCCACATCTACATAATCCAAATAATTGGATCACAG atcATTCAAGATGGACCCGATTGGTTGACCTCACATTGGTGCGATGCCACGCGATAAAGCTAGATTCGTTTAGTCAGTTCATTGAGTTACTGCCAAGCTTAGAATTTATTTCTCTGGACCAGATGTTCCGTGAGCCTCCTAAG gGCTGTGCTCGTGTGGGCTTAAGTGCAGGCACAGGAATCGGTGTCTCATCTGCCCTAGTCAGCAATCAGAACTCTAACAATGACAATGACAACAACAATAATCACCAAAATAACAACAATCCCAACATCCACCACAACAACCATCAACATCCAAATGACCAAAATGAGGAGAATGAGCTGCGGCAGGATGGGCAAGCTGAAGGGCAGCAGATTGCAGCTGAGG CACTAAATGAGATGGAGGAGGTGGCACCAGAAGAAGGGATGGCTGCTGGACAGGGCCACAGCGATGTCCCTGCTCACAGCCAGGCTGTCGTTCCTATGGAGGTTGATGAAGAGCAAGCAG gaCCGAGTGGCATTCAACCTGTTGTAAAAGCAGCACCTATTACTGTACACGATTCAGACAGCgaggatgaggaagaaaacatgggAACAAGAGCTTGCATCACTAACAACATTGCACAGAATTACTcagatggagaagagaaaaccaGAGATCCAGTGGAAATTAAAGAACCTTCAG TGAGTGGTAAAGGCAAGACACCCTTGCGGAAGAGATGCAGTGCCAGCCAAGTGGGCCAGGCAAAGCAGTTCCATATGGAGGAAAGCAGCTGTGAGAAAGGTTGTCAAGTAACAAGTGAGCAGATTAAAGCAGACATGAAAGCAGCAAGTGACATGCCTGAAAGGAACAAAGGCAAAGATTCTTACCCGAGTTGTGGTAATGCAACAGGATCAACAGGATCAtccagctcctgcagtgctATTTCTCCTAGCCCTGACTGTGCACAGACAGCCGGTAGCCACTGTGCTGCCACCAGCCTAACAGCTGCAGATGAATCCAGGCAATGTGTCTGCTCACCTTGTAAAAGTGAAGGTTCCAGTGAGAGAGAGACTGAGGAGACCTCTGTTTGTTCCAGGTGTTCCTGCTACAAGCCACAGGACACGCAGCGGAGGACTAGTGGGTGTTGTGATGGGGAATGCCCATCCACCAGTGGTGCCTGCAGGAATGGACGGAGCAGCACTGGGTCAGATTTTGCACTTAGGACTCTGCCAAACTGTGGGTCTCCTCGAGAGGCAAGTGATGAGAGGACTAGTGGGAGTGCCTGTGGGCCTGCTAGTGGGGAGGAGAGCTTGGGCTCACAGAAGAGAGGCTGTGAGATGCAGTATAAAGAAGAATATCCTCGCCGGCCGCTGACGAGAGCTAGAAGCAAGCTGTCGCATGTCCCTCTGGTGTCAGAGTCAG AAGTGACCAAACCAAGGCCAAGGCAAACCACGAAGCGGAAAAGGACTGCTGACAAGTCCACAAGCACAAGTGACCCAGTTATTGAGGATGATCATGTTCAA GTACTGACTTTGAAATCCAAAAATCTTGTTGGAATCACTTTGACCAATTGTGGAATAACGGATTTGGTACTGAAAGACTGCCCCAAAATGATGTTCATACATG CTACAAGGTGCCGGGTATTGAAACACttaaaagtagaaaatgcaCCAGTTGTGAATCGGTTTGACTATGCCCAGTGCAAGAAGTTAAATATGGATCAGGTCTTAGATCAGATTCTCAGGATGCCACCAGAAAGAAACCGTATCATTTATCTTCGTCCAATGCAGCAG GTCGACACACTGACTCTTGAGCAAAAGATATTTAGTGGCCCCTATCCCTACCACATTTGTATAATTCATGAGTTCAGTAACCCTCCTAATGTCCGCAACAAGGTGCGCATTCGGAGCTGGATGGACACGATAGCGAATATTAACCA AGAGCTTATTAAATATGAGTTCTTCCCTGAAGCAACACGAACTGAAGAAGACCTGAAGAAATACACTAAGTACCCTTGGGGACGAGATATTTACACTCTAGAAG GCATTGTGGATGGTGCCCCTTACTCCATGATTACTGACTTCCCATGGTTGAGATCACTGAGGACAGCAGAGCCAAACAGCTATGCCAGATACGACTTTGAGGATGATGAGAGAA CTACTATTTATGCACCCCGGAGGAAAGGACAGCTGTCTGCAGACATCTGTATGGAAACAATAGGAGAGGAGATCTCTGAACTGCGCCAGATGAAGAAGGGGGTATTCCAGCGTGTGGTGGCTATCTTCATCCATTACTGTGACGTCAACGGCGAGCCAGTTGAGGATGATTACATCTGA
- the FBXO38 gene encoding F-box only protein 38 isoform X2 → MCMECLSRKLKEAVTLYLRVVKVVDLCAGRWWEYMPTGFTDSSFLTLLRKMPDIEQLYGLHPRYLERRRVRGHEAFSIPGVLEALQACPNLLGVETSHLELVEAIWTYMPQVHILGKFRNRNGAFPIPPENKLKIPIGAKIQTLHLVGVNVPEIPCIPMLRHLYLKWVRLTKPQPFKDFLCISLRTFVMRNCAGPTNSLKYVPLVTGLASARNLEHLELVRVPFLGGLIQHVVEDSWRSGGFRNLHTIVLGACKNALEVDLGYLIITAARRLHEVRIQPSLTKDGVFSALKMAELEFPQFETLHLGYVDEFLLQCKMTNGDLVKYGLADVVENPGIITDIGMKAVNEVFSCIKYLVIYNCPHLHNPNNWITDHSRWTRLVDLTLVRCHAIKLDSFSQFIELLPSLEFISLDQMFREPPKGCARVGLSAGTGIGVSSALVSNQNSNNDNDNNNNHQNNNNPNIHHNNHQHPNDQNEENELRQDGQAEGQQIAAEALNEMEEVAPEEGMAAGQGHSDVPAHSQAVVPMEVDEEQAGPSGIQPVVKAAPITVHDSDSEDEEENMGTRACITNNIAQNYSDGEEKTRDPVEIKEPSVSGKGKTPLRKRCSASQVGQAKQFHMEESSCEKGCQVTSEQIKADMKAASDMPERNKGKDSYPSCGNATGSTGSSSSCSAISPSPDCAQTAGSHCAATSLTAADESRQCVCSPCKSEGSSERETEETSVCSRCSCYKPQDTQRRTSGCCDGECPSTSGACRNGRSSTGSDFALRTLPNCGSPREASDERTSGSACGPASGEESLGSQKRGCEMQYKEEYPRRPLTRARSKLSHVPLVSESEVTKPRPRQTTKRKRTADKSTSTSDPVIEDDHVQVLTLKSKNLVGITLTNCGITDLVLKDCPKMMFIHATRCRVLKHLKVENAPVVNRFDYAQCKKLNMDQVLDQILRMPPERNRIIYLRPMQQVDTLTLEQKIFSGPYPYHICIIHEFSNPPNVRNKVRIRSWMDTIANINQELIKYEFFPEATRTEEDLKKYTKYPWGRDIYTLEGIVDGAPYSMITDFPWLRSLRTAEPNSYARYDFEDDERTTIYAPRRKGQLSADICMETIGEEISELRQMKKGVFQRVVAIFIHYCDVNGEPVEDDYI, encoded by the exons ATGTGCATGGAATGCCTGTCCCGGAAGCTGAAGGAAGCAGTCACTCTTTATCTGCGAGTAGTGAAGGTTGTGGATTTATGTGCAGGCCGTTGGTGGGAATACATGCCCACTG GTTTCACTGATTCCAGTTTCCTAACGCTGCTGAGGAAGATGCCAGACATTGAACAACTTTATGGTCTTCATCCCAGGTATCTTGAAAGACGCAGAGTTCGTGGCCATGAAGCTTTCAGCATTCCTGGAGTTCTAGAGGCTTTGCAGGCCTGTCCAAATCTGTTG ggcGTTGAGACCTCCCACTTAGAGCTGGTGGAAGCTATCTGGACATACATGCCACAGGTTCATATTTTAGGGAAGTTTCGTAATCGTAATGGTGCTTTTCCAATCCCTCCTGAGAACAAGCTGAAAATTCCTATAGGAGCTAAAATTCAGACTTTGCACTTAGTAG GAGTGAATGTCCCTGAGATTCCTTGTATCCCAATGCTGAGGCACCTTTATTTGAAGTGGGTGAGACTCACTAAACCACAGCCTTTTAAAGATTTCCTTTGTATCAGCTTACGCACTTTTGTAATGAGAAATTGTGCAG GACCCACAAATTCTCTGAAGTATGTTCCCCTAGTGACAGGCCTGGCTTCTGCCCGAAATCTGGAGCATCTAGAACTGGTTCGTGTTCCATTTCTTGGAGGACTTATTCAGCATGTAGTAGAAGATAGCTGGAGATCAG GTGGTTTTAGGAATTTGCACACTATAGTTCTGGGAGCTTGCAAGAATGCACTTGAAGTGGATCTTGGCTACCTCATCATAACTGCTGCACGAAG GTTGCATGAAGTGCGGATCCAGCCTTCCTTGACCAAAGATGgtgttttttctgctttgaagatGGCTGAACTGGAATTTCCACAGTTTGAAACTCTTCATCTAGGATATGTTGATGAGTTTTTACTACAGT GTAAAATGACAAATGGGGACTTGGTGAAGTATGGCTTGGCTGATGTGGTTGAAAATCCAGGAATTATTACAGATATTGGTATGAAAGCTGTAAATGAGGTTTTTTCTTGCATCAAGTATCTGGTCATTTACAACTGTCCACATCTACATAATCCAAATAATTGGATCACAG atcATTCAAGATGGACCCGATTGGTTGACCTCACATTGGTGCGATGCCACGCGATAAAGCTAGATTCGTTTAGTCAGTTCATTGAGTTACTGCCAAGCTTAGAATTTATTTCTCTGGACCAGATGTTCCGTGAGCCTCCTAAG gGCTGTGCTCGTGTGGGCTTAAGTGCAGGCACAGGAATCGGTGTCTCATCTGCCCTAGTCAGCAATCAGAACTCTAACAATGACAATGACAACAACAATAATCACCAAAATAACAACAATCCCAACATCCACCACAACAACCATCAACATCCAAATGACCAAAATGAGGAGAATGAGCTGCGGCAGGATGGGCAAGCTGAAGGGCAGCAGATTGCAGCTGAGG CACTAAATGAGATGGAGGAGGTGGCACCAGAAGAAGGGATGGCTGCTGGACAGGGCCACAGCGATGTCCCTGCTCACAGCCAGGCTGTCGTTCCTATGGAGGTTGATGAAGAGCAAGCAG gaCCGAGTGGCATTCAACCTGTTGTAAAAGCAGCACCTATTACTGTACACGATTCAGACAGCgaggatgaggaagaaaacatgggAACAAGAGCTTGCATCACTAACAACATTGCACAGAATTACTcagatggagaagagaaaaccaGAGATCCAGTGGAAATTAAAGAACCTTCAG TGAGTGGTAAAGGCAAGACACCCTTGCGGAAGAGATGCAGTGCCAGCCAAGTGGGCCAGGCAAAGCAGTTCCATATGGAGGAAAGCAGCTGTGAGAAAGGTTGTCAAGTAACAAGTGAGCAGATTAAAGCAGACATGAAAGCAGCAAGTGACATGCCTGAAAGGAACAAAGGCAAAGATTCTTACCCGAGTTGTGGTAATGCAACAGGATCAACAGGATCAtccagctcctgcagtgctATTTCTCCTAGCCCTGACTGTGCACAGACAGCCGGTAGCCACTGTGCTGCCACCAGCCTAACAGCTGCAGATGAATCCAGGCAATGTGTCTGCTCACCTTGTAAAAGTGAAGGTTCCAGTGAGAGAGAGACTGAGGAGACCTCTGTTTGTTCCAGGTGTTCCTGCTACAAGCCACAGGACACGCAGCGGAGGACTAGTGGGTGTTGTGATGGGGAATGCCCATCCACCAGTGGTGCCTGCAGGAATGGACGGAGCAGCACTGGGTCAGATTTTGCACTTAGGACTCTGCCAAACTGTGGGTCTCCTCGAGAGGCAAGTGATGAGAGGACTAGTGGGAGTGCCTGTGGGCCTGCTAGTGGGGAGGAGAGCTTGGGCTCACAGAAGAGAGGCTGTGAGATGCAGTATAAAGAAGAATATCCTCGCCGGCCGCTGACGAGAGCTAGAAGCAAGCTGTCGCATGTCCCTCTGGTGTCAGAGTCAG AAGTGACCAAACCAAGGCCAAGGCAAACCACGAAGCGGAAAAGGACTGCTGACAAGTCCACAAGCACAAGTGACCCAGTTATTGAGGATGATCATGTTCAA GTACTGACTTTGAAATCCAAAAATCTTGTTGGAATCACTTTGACCAATTGTGGAATAACGGATTTGGTACTGAAAGACTGCCCCAAAATGATGTTCATACATG CTACAAGGTGCCGGGTATTGAAACACttaaaagtagaaaatgcaCCAGTTGTGAATCGGTTTGACTATGCCCAGTGCAAGAAGTTAAATATGGATCAGGTCTTAGATCAGATTCTCAGGATGCCACCAGAAAGAAACCGTATCATTTATCTTCGTCCAATGCAGCAG GTCGACACACTGACTCTTGAGCAAAAGATATTTAGTGGCCCCTATCCCTACCACATTTGTATAATTCATGAGTTCAGTAACCCTCCTAATGTCCGCAACAAGGTGCGCATTCGGAGCTGGATGGACACGATAGCGAATATTAACCA AGAGCTTATTAAATATGAGTTCTTCCCTGAAGCAACACGAACTGAAGAAGACCTGAAGAAATACACTAAGTACCCTTGGGGACGAGATATTTACACTCTAGAAG GCATTGTGGATGGTGCCCCTTACTCCATGATTACTGACTTCCCATGGTTGAGATCACTGAGGACAGCAGAGCCAAACAGCTATGCCAGATACGACTTTGAGGATGATGAGAGAA CTACTATTTATGCACCCCGGAGGAAAGGACAGCTGTCTGCAGACATCTGTATGGAAACAATAGGAGAGGAGATCTCTGAACTGCGCCAGATGAAGAAGGGGGTATTCCAGCGTGTGGTGGCTATCTTCATCCATTACTGTGACGTCAACGGCGAGCCAGTTGAGGATGATTACATCTGA